A portion of the Mesobacillus sp. AQ2 genome contains these proteins:
- a CDS encoding malic enzyme-like NAD(P)-binding protein, with product MSNLQKEALFIHEKFKGKLSVEVKMPLNSMKDLSLAYSPGVAEPCKQIYDQPEKVYDYTIKGNLIAVVSDGTSVLGLGDIGPEAAMPVMEGKSALFKSFAGIDAVPICLDTKDPEEIIKTVKLLQPAFGGINLEDIASPNCFYIEERLKKEMNIPVFHDDQHGTAIVTAAGLINSLKLVDKKIDEIKVVINGAGAAGIAIVKLLITMGVNDIIMCDTRGAIYEGRQEGMNPLKESISRITNHRKLKGQLADVIVNADVFIGVSSAGAMTKEMVETMAGEAIIFAMANPVPEIMPEEAKAAGARVVGTGRSDLPNQVNNVLAFPGIFRGALDVLATDINDEMKAAAVKAIAGLIQSEELEEDYVIPAPLDSRVVPAVREAVAKAAWETGVARKEVLSNQLVNTQQ from the coding sequence GGGTGGCTGAACCGTGCAAGCAGATCTATGATCAACCAGAAAAAGTCTATGATTATACCATCAAAGGCAATTTAATCGCAGTTGTTTCTGACGGAACATCGGTCTTGGGTTTAGGCGATATTGGCCCCGAGGCGGCAATGCCAGTAATGGAAGGGAAGTCTGCCCTATTCAAGTCGTTCGCAGGGATTGATGCCGTTCCTATTTGCCTGGATACGAAAGACCCTGAAGAAATCATTAAAACAGTAAAGCTGCTGCAGCCAGCCTTTGGAGGAATCAATTTGGAGGATATCGCATCACCCAATTGTTTTTACATCGAGGAACGGCTGAAAAAAGAAATGAATATCCCGGTATTCCATGATGATCAGCATGGAACCGCAATCGTAACAGCAGCGGGGTTGATTAACTCTTTGAAGCTTGTAGATAAAAAAATCGATGAAATAAAAGTAGTTATCAATGGAGCAGGTGCTGCAGGGATTGCCATCGTAAAGCTTTTAATCACAATGGGTGTAAACGATATTATTATGTGTGATACAAGGGGCGCAATCTATGAAGGCAGACAGGAAGGCATGAATCCGCTGAAAGAATCCATCTCAAGGATTACCAACCACCGCAAACTTAAAGGACAGCTGGCAGATGTGATTGTTAATGCCGATGTTTTCATTGGAGTTTCCTCCGCCGGTGCCATGACTAAGGAAATGGTAGAAACAATGGCTGGCGAGGCAATCATTTTTGCCATGGCCAACCCGGTGCCTGAGATTATGCCTGAAGAAGCAAAGGCTGCCGGAGCGAGGGTAGTTGGAACAGGTCGTTCTGATTTGCCTAACCAGGTAAATAATGTCCTTGCGTTCCCTGGTATTTTCAGAGGAGCTTTGGATGTTTTGGCTACCGATATAAATGACGAGATGAAGGCTGCAGCTGTTAAAGCAATTGCAGGTTTAATTCAGAGTGAGGAGCTAGAAGAGGATTATGTGATACCAGCGCCATTAGACAGCAGAGTCGTTCCTGCAGTAAGAGAAGCGGTGGCGAAGGCTGCCTGGGAAACAGGTGTAGCGCGCAAAGAGGTTTTATCCAATCAGTTGGTCAATACCCAGCAATAA